One segment of Solanum lycopersicum chromosome 1, SLM_r2.1 DNA contains the following:
- the LOC101257398 gene encoding 14-3-3-like protein GF14 iota — MSKEKERETHVYTAKLAEQAERYDEMVESMKKVAKLDAELTVEERNLLSVGYKNVIGARRASWRIMSSIEQKEESKGNENNVKLIKGYRQKVEEELSKICHDILEIIDKHLIPSSGTGEATVFYYKMKGDYFRYLAEFKTDQEKKEASELSLKGYEAATATANSDLPSTHPIRLGLALNYSVFYYEIMNSPERACHLAKQAFDEAIAELDTLSEESYKDSTLIMQLLRDNLTLWTSDLPEDGAEENSKADEPKSAEPPKKTEEAPQKTEDPPQN; from the exons atgtcAAAGGAAAAGGAAAGAGAAACTCATGTTTACACAGCCAAGCTCGCGGAACAAGCTGAACGTTATGATG AAATGGTTGAGAGTATGAAGAAAGTTGCAAAACTGGATGCTGAACTGACAGTGGAGGAAAGGAACTTGCTTTCTGTTGGTTACAAGAATGTAATTGGAGCTCGAAGGGCTTCGTGGCGTATCATGTCTTCCATCGAGCAGAAGGAAGAGTCGAAAGGGAACGAGAACAATGTCAAGCTGATTAAGGGATACAGGCAGAAAGTAGAAGAGGAGCTCTCCAAGATTTGCCATGATATTCTTGAAATCATAGACAAACATCTCATTCCATCATCTGGCACCGGTGAAGCTACCGTCTTTTATTACAAAAT GAAAGGCGATTATTTTCGTTACCTTGCTGAGTTCAAGACTGATCAGGAAAAGAAAGAGGCTTCTGAACTATCATTGAAAGGCTACGAG GCTGCTACTGCCACTGCAAACTCTGATCTCCCTTCAACACATCCGATCAGGCTCGGTCTTGCTTTGAACTACTCTGTGTTCTACTATGAGATCATGAATTCCCCCGAAAG GGCTTGTCACTTGGCTAAACAAGCTTTCGACGAGGCAATAGCAGAGTTGGACACTTTGAGTGAAGAATCATACAAAGACAGTACCTTAATCATGCAGCTGTTGAGAGACAATCTCACACTATGGACCTCTGATTTGCCCGAAGACGGAg CTGAAGAGAATTCGAAAGCTGATGAACCGAAATCAGCAGAACCTCCTAAAAAAACAGAAGAAGCACCTCAAAAAACAGAAGATCCACCTCAA AACTGA